CCCGGCGAAGAGGGAAGTGATTTCGTGAGTACTTCCCTGAAGTCGCTGAGCAACGTTGTTCGCGCTAAATATGATTTTGGAAGTGAGTCTTTCATAGGGGTTCTCGGCACTGCGAGGAATTTTACGAACGCCCATAACTACATGGGTGGAGCAGACTGGAATTTTCTGTTCGGGGGAAACTACTATCTAGTCGGTCAGGCACTCTATTCAAACACGAAGGAGATAAACGATCCTTCTCTCTTCACGAACGACAGGAAATTCGGCGCGACGCACTTCGATGCGACATTCAACGGCGAACAATACGACGGGAGCGGTGCGCAAATCGATCTCAAACGGAATGCCCGCGACTACAGCTTCGACCTGGGCGCTTCTACCTGCTCTCCGCTGTTCCAGGCGCAGGACGGTTTCGTCACCTCGACAAATCGAAAAGTTATCCAGTACTGGAACGGGTACACGGTTTATCCTTCGGAAACCATTGTGGAGAACGCATCTGTGCAGTCGAGCTCCGGCTTAGTATTCAATGACCTCGGCACACGCAAAGGCGTGTGGACGGAGCTTCAGGCTCAGGCTCAACTGAAAGGGCAAACGAGCATATGGATGGGTTACTATCCGATCCTCGACGAAATCTTCCACGGCGTGTCGTTCACGAAGTTGTATCACACTGAGGTCAGTGTGAATTCCAGGCCGACAAGAGGACTCGAGTTCGATTTCTGGTGTTCGGTCGGCAGATTTATAAACCGCGCCGACAATCCAGAACTCGGGAGAGGAAACAACTTCTGGGCTGAATTGATCCTGAAACCGACCGATAAGTTCTCCGTCGACATGACATATGCCCGCTCGCGGCTCTGGGCGGCATCGAGTGAGGATTTATTCTACGATGGGTATATTGCACGGAGTGCCGTCGTCTATCAATTCTCGCCCGAACTGTTCGTGAGATTGATCTGCCAGTACGACGAGTTCGCGAAGCAGATTCAGATAGACCCGATGATAAGCTACAAACTCAATCCATTCACTGTCTTCTATGCGGGGTCGGATCACAACTTCACGGACTTCGGGTCGCCTTATGGAGTACAAAAGACCGTGCAGCAGTTCTTCGTGAAGCTTCAGTACCTGTGGCAAAAGTAAAAGTCGGGGCGCCCGCAAGCCCGGACGCCCTGGTTTCTCCATATTTCTCCCGTTAGTCCCTTTGACCGCTTCAGCAAATCCCTTTCCGAAAACTAATACTTCGTCGCAAGTGTTATATTTCTGAATCCTCGCGAGGGATTTTTCATCAAATAATCTGAAAGCGAGCATAAGAAAGGAAAAGAAATGGCAAACGTGAATGAAGCGACAACGGCAAGCTTCCAGGCGGAAATTCTCGATTCCAAAACTCCTGTCGTAGTAGATTTCTGGGCGCCGTGGTGCGGACCGTGTAGAATGGTCGCCCCGATAGTCGAAGAGATCGCCAAAGAGTATGAGGGAAAACTGAAGGTGTTCAAATTGAATACGGATGATAACATGGATATCGCCGTCAAATATAACATCATGAGCATTCCCACTCTCGGTTTCTTTCAAGACGGCAAAATGGTTGACAGAATAATCGGCGCGGTTCCAAAAAAAGTCATCGTTGAAAAGATTACTAGGACACTTCAATCGAATTGAATTTATGTGTGCACGAAAGAATAATTCGTGAACCGGCGCTCCCACATCTATTGAAAGCTCATTAAACATAATGGATCACGGTCATCGGTTCGAAGCGAAGCACCACTCGCGCCTTGACTCGAGTTACAGGCGAAAGATCCTTCCGCCGACAGCGACGCTCAAATCGTTTGGATTGAAAAAGGGAATGACAGTGTCGGACATCGGGGCGGGAACCGGATACTTTCTCATCCCTGCTGCGAGGGTCGTCGGTCCCCCGGCCATGGCGTACGGTGTCGATGTGTCCAGAGACATGCTGGCGTTGCTGAGCAGGAAGAGACTTCCCAAAAATGTATGCCTTGTCCATACAAAAGACGGGTACAAATTTGACGTGCCGGCATCGTCGGTGGATTTTACAATAGCGAGCGCAATACTTCACGAAAATGATGCGCAAAGACTCCTGTCGGAGATCCGAAGAACGATGAAAAAACGTGCCAGAATTCTTCTCATAGAATGGCGAAAGGAATATACGCGTCATGGACCTCCTGCCGGCGAAAGACTTACGCGGACACAAGTTGAGAGGCTGCTTGACAAGTCTCGATTCAAGGTGATCCGGGGAGGGGACCTGAACTCGCGATATTATGCTGTACTGGCGGAGAAGCTGTGAAGATCCCGATGGGTTTAAAGAAAATTGTTTTCAGGATAAATTTTGTAATCACGATGTTTCCTACCATCATAAGCGAATTGTTCCCCGACGCCCACCTTGGCTCAGTCCCATTGGAAGTCGAGAAAATCTTAGAGAAAATTGTAAACGAGGTGAAATAGAATGACAAAGAAGATCAAGCAAAAGAGTCTCGTTGAGAGGAATCTCCATTTTATAGTTGTCGCAATCGTTACGTTGATCATAGGTGCCGTTTACGTCAACAAGACGAGAGCGTCTTCCGGGGCTCC
The sequence above is drawn from the Candidatus Kryptoniota bacterium genome and encodes:
- a CDS encoding class I SAM-dependent methyltransferase; its protein translation is MDHGHRFEAKHHSRLDSSYRRKILPPTATLKSFGLKKGMTVSDIGAGTGYFLIPAARVVGPPAMAYGVDVSRDMLALLSRKRLPKNVCLVHTKDGYKFDVPASSVDFTIASAILHENDAQRLLSEIRRTMKKRARILLIEWRKEYTRHGPPAGERLTRTQVERLLDKSRFKVIRGGDLNSRYYAVLAEKL
- the trxA gene encoding thioredoxin, translated to MANVNEATTASFQAEILDSKTPVVVDFWAPWCGPCRMVAPIVEEIAKEYEGKLKVFKLNTDDNMDIAVKYNIMSIPTLGFFQDGKMVDRIIGAVPKKVIVEKITRTLQSN